From Methanococcus maripaludis, the proteins below share one genomic window:
- a CDS encoding chorismate pyruvate-lyase family protein, with product MDDRYLKPHIVIGDLSKIHELNNEEKILLGTDGSITNLLEILFGDEVVVETLYQEIIDNVNYRAVLLGVNGIPLIYATSETPLNRIDEIHIREKIKKDLLSADIPIGKILKIHNLETRREIVEIAVKEVPDVVKNKLNPKRIKIPQRTYNIIHKNKVLMTITEMFNLDDHL from the coding sequence ATGGATGATAGATATTTAAAGCCTCATATTGTCATAGGTGACCTTTCAAAAATACACGAGTTAAATAACGAAGAAAAAATTCTTCTCGGGACTGATGGAAGTATTACAAACCTTTTGGAAATTCTTTTCGGCGACGAAGTTGTTGTTGAAACATTGTATCAAGAGATAATTGATAATGTAAATTATAGAGCAGTATTGCTTGGAGTAAATGGAATTCCATTAATATATGCAACTTCAGAGACGCCATTAAACCGCATAGATGAAATACATATACGCGAAAAAATAAAAAAAGATCTTCTTTCGGCAGATATCCCTATTGGAAAAATTTTAAAGATTCACAATTTAGAAACACGGCGAGAAATCGTCGAAATAGCTGTAAAAGAAGTTCCAGATGTTGTTAAAAATAAACTGAATCCAAAAAGGATTAAAATTCCCCAAAGAACATACAATATAATCCACAAAAACAAGGTGCTGATGACAATAACGGAAATGTTTAATTTAGATGATCACCTTTGA
- the hisB gene encoding imidazoleglycerol-phosphate dehydratase HisB: protein MRAFKVKRDTNETKIQLELNIDGTGKYSITTGVPFFDHVLSSFAKHGSFDLKLDVLGDLEIDDHHTVEDVGIVLGKAFENMEKKNIKRFGWAIIPMDEAKATVSIDIGGRPFVVGNYVPNTERIGSFSTENVVHFFESFSNNAKINLHFEVTGENEHHKVEALFKAFGVAMDMATQIDERKGIVSTKGVI, encoded by the coding sequence ATGAGAGCCTTCAAAGTAAAAAGAGATACCAATGAAACAAAAATACAGCTTGAATTAAACATTGACGGGACAGGAAAATATTCAATAACTACCGGAGTTCCTTTTTTTGACCATGTTTTATCGTCATTTGCTAAACACGGTTCATTTGATTTAAAATTGGATGTTTTAGGGGATTTAGAGATCGATGACCACCACACTGTAGAAGATGTCGGTATTGTTTTAGGTAAAGCATTTGAAAACATGGAAAAGAAGAACATCAAAAGATTTGGGTGGGCAATAATTCCAATGGATGAGGCAAAAGCAACAGTATCTATTGATATTGGCGGAAGGCCATTTGTTGTTGGAAATTATGTTCCAAACACTGAAAGAATAGGCAGTTTTTCAACTGAAAATGTGGTACACTTCTTTGAATCATTCTCAAACAATGCAAAAATAAATTTACATTTCGAAGTAACTGGTGAAAACGAACACCACAAAGTAGAAGCTCTCTTTAAGGCATTCGGTGTTGCAATGGATATGGCAACGCAAATAGACGAAAGAAAAGGAATTGTAAGTACAAAAGGCGTAATTTAA
- the serB gene encoding phosphoserine phosphatase SerB, which translates to MTDNLVKKLILFDLDSTLADCEVIDEIAKFAGVESEIKKITNEAMKGNINFEESLRRRVKLLKGIPVEKLYKFAEKIPVMNGAPELILELKKQGYITAVVSGGFDFGAEHVKKVLGLDYSYANTLLSENGILTGEVIGPVMSKTAKGDILEKIAANENISLKNTVVVGDGANDISMFEKAGFKIAFCAKEILRSKADICIDKKDLKEILNHIN; encoded by the coding sequence ATGACAGATAATTTAGTAAAAAAACTTATTTTATTTGATTTAGATAGTACACTTGCGGACTGCGAGGTAATTGATGAAATTGCAAAATTTGCAGGTGTCGAATCGGAAATTAAAAAAATAACTAACGAAGCAATGAAAGGCAATATAAATTTTGAAGAATCATTAAGAAGACGGGTAAAACTATTAAAAGGAATTCCTGTTGAAAAACTTTATAAATTTGCAGAAAAAATTCCTGTAATGAATGGTGCGCCGGAATTAATATTGGAACTCAAAAAACAAGGGTATATTACAGCTGTTGTTAGTGGTGGATTTGATTTTGGGGCTGAACATGTTAAAAAAGTATTGGGACTTGATTATTCTTATGCAAATACTCTTTTGTCTGAAAATGGAATTTTAACAGGCGAAGTAATCGGCCCAGTAATGAGTAAAACTGCTAAAGGCGACATATTGGAAAAAATTGCAGCAAATGAAAATATTTCTCTTAAAAACACGGTTGTAGTCGGGGATGGGGCAAACGACATAAGCATGTTTGAGAAAGCAGGCTTTAAAATAGCTTTCTGCGCGAAAGAAATTTTAAGATCGAAGGCGGACATTTGTATCGATAAAAAGGACTTAAAAGAAATATTGAACCACATTAACTAA
- a CDS encoding DUF123 domain-containing protein translates to MNDFDNNFIKFLDILDEKLKKDAVVDKISKNSNENERAFKILISTVISARTKDETTAKVSKELFKKVKNPKDLVKISIDELETLVHPAGFYKTKAKNLKKLGEILIEKYNSNVPNSIEELVTLPGVGRKTANLVMTLAFDDYAICVDTHVHRITNRWNYVDTESPENTEMELRKKLPKNYWKKINNLLVVFGQETCSPIPKCDKCFSEIRKICPHYNSLNEIEKIYADFKFKKTPKTKIPKDKGTYVLRIKMNSPKTILVGKREIKFKKGDYFYIGSAMGNSMNLYNRISRHLSDNKKKRWHIDYLLEFSNVKEVNVTLGRFECDVSQRFNLVLDSIESFGCSDCKCKSHLYYIKP, encoded by the coding sequence ATGAACGATTTTGACAACAACTTTATTAAATTTTTAGATATCCTGGACGAAAAATTAAAAAAAGATGCCGTAGTTGACAAAATATCTAAAAATTCAAATGAAAATGAGCGGGCATTTAAAATACTGATTTCTACAGTGATAAGCGCGCGCACAAAAGACGAAACTACCGCAAAAGTCTCAAAAGAATTGTTTAAAAAAGTAAAAAACCCAAAAGACCTTGTTAAAATCTCTATTGACGAACTTGAGACGTTAGTGCACCCTGCAGGATTTTACAAAACAAAGGCTAAAAATCTGAAAAAATTAGGAGAAATTTTAATTGAAAAATATAATTCAAATGTTCCAAATTCGATTGAAGAGCTGGTAACACTTCCGGGAGTCGGTAGAAAAACTGCAAATCTAGTAATGACTCTTGCATTTGACGATTATGCAATCTGTGTTGACACTCACGTTCATAGGATTACAAATCGATGGAATTATGTAGATACTGAGTCCCCAGAAAACACAGAAATGGAACTTAGAAAAAAACTTCCTAAAAACTACTGGAAAAAAATAAACAATTTACTCGTAGTATTTGGGCAGGAAACATGCAGTCCGATTCCAAAATGCGACAAATGCTTTTCTGAAATTAGAAAAATCTGCCCCCATTACAATTCATTAAATGAAATCGAAAAAATTTACGCGGATTTTAAATTTAAAAAGACCCCGAAAACTAAAATCCCGAAGGATAAAGGTACTTATGTCTTGAGAATAAAAATGAACTCTCCAAAAACCATTCTCGTTGGAAAAAGGGAAATTAAATTTAAAAAAGGAGATTATTTCTACATCGGTTCTGCAATGGGGAATAGTATGAACCTTTATAATAGAATAAGCCGGCATTTATCGGACAACAAGAAAAAAAGATGGCATATTGATTATTTACTTGAATTTTCAAATGTAAAAGAAGTAAACGTAACACTTGGACGTTTTGAATGCGATGTTTCACAGCGGTTTAATTTAGTTTTAGATTCGATAGAGTCTTTCGGATGTTCGGATTGCAAGTGTAAAAGTCATTTATACTACATTAAACCCTGA
- a CDS encoding 3-isopropylmalate dehydrogenase — MHKICVIEGDGIGKEVVPAAVEVLKATGVEFEFNHALAGDEVFEKTGVALPEETIVAAKAADAILFGAAGETAADVIVKLRKILDTYANIRPVKSYNGINCLKTGIDYIIVRENTEGLYKGIEAEIADGVTVATRVITKDASERIFKHAFEMAKDRKKQGTAGKVTCAHKANVLKITDGLFKKTFYEVSNDYKDIQTEDFYVDAMNMFIISRPETFDIVVTSNLFGDILSDGAVGMVGGLGMAPSGNVGDKYGLFEPIHGSAPDIAGKGLANPTATILTAVMMLRYLKENEAAEKVEKALEEVLSLGLTTPDLGGTLSTSEMGQEVAKRV; from the coding sequence ATGCATAAGATTTGCGTAATCGAAGGCGATGGGATTGGAAAAGAAGTGGTTCCTGCTGCCGTAGAAGTTTTAAAAGCTACAGGTGTCGAATTTGAATTTAATCATGCCTTGGCAGGGGACGAGGTATTTGAAAAAACAGGAGTAGCACTTCCAGAAGAAACAATTGTTGCTGCAAAAGCTGCTGATGCAATATTATTCGGTGCTGCTGGAGAGACTGCCGCTGATGTTATTGTAAAATTGAGAAAAATATTGGATACTTATGCAAATATACGGCCAGTAAAATCATACAATGGAATAAACTGCCTAAAAACAGGTATCGACTACATAATAGTAAGGGAAAACACAGAAGGCCTCTATAAAGGCATTGAAGCTGAAATTGCAGACGGAGTTACCGTTGCAACAAGGGTTATTACCAAAGATGCATCTGAAAGAATATTCAAACACGCATTTGAAATGGCAAAAGACAGGAAAAAACAAGGAACTGCCGGAAAAGTCACATGTGCACACAAAGCAAACGTTTTAAAAATAACTGATGGGTTATTTAAGAAAACATTCTACGAAGTTTCAAATGATTACAAAGATATACAAACTGAAGACTTTTATGTCGATGCAATGAACATGTTTATAATTTCAAGACCTGAAACATTTGACATAGTTGTTACATCGAATTTATTTGGAGACATTTTGTCAGACGGGGCTGTTGGAATGGTTGGCGGACTTGGAATGGCACCATCTGGAAATGTTGGTGACAAATACGGTCTTTTTGAACCAATCCACGGTTCAGCTCCAGATATCGCTGGAAAAGGACTTGCAAATCCAACTGCAACAATATTAACCGCAGTAATGATGTTAAGATATTTAAAAGAAAATGAAGCTGCTGAAAAAGTCGAAAAAGCTCTTGAAGAAGTTTTAAGCCTTGGTTTAACAACACCTGATTTAGGCGGTACTCTTTCAACAAGTGAAATGGGTCAGGAAGTTGCAAAAAGAGTATAA
- the amrS gene encoding AmmeMemoRadiSam system radical SAM enzyme, translating to MLKEALFYEKLENCKVKCNLCPKHCVISSGRRGICGGRENIDCKLYAVNYGKICATAVDPIEKKPLFNYKPGTSVFSIATAGCNFRCKHCQNWEISQSLPEDVPFSELTPEDVVDLAKNYLCEGIAYTYTEPTIFYEFMQETAKIAKNNDLFNVMVTNGYIEKEPLKKLAIDAMNIDIKGNSEFYKKICFAELEPVLETCILAKKLGIHVEITNLIVPTYNDNPKDIEFIINFVKDELGVDTPLHFTAFYPHYKLTTVPSTGIGVIKKARDMALNAGLNYVYAGNVPFSAGYDTYCPDCKSVVVDRFGHQKPKLHLDTSSKTPKCQKCGRKIDMIL from the coding sequence ATGTTAAAAGAAGCGCTTTTTTACGAAAAACTTGAAAATTGCAAGGTAAAATGTAATTTATGCCCGAAACACTGCGTAATTTCTTCTGGAAGACGGGGTATATGCGGTGGTCGTGAAAACATTGACTGCAAACTTTATGCCGTAAATTATGGAAAAATATGTGCAACAGCAGTTGATCCAATAGAAAAAAAACCTTTATTTAATTATAAACCTGGTACAAGCGTTTTTTCAATCGCAACTGCAGGGTGTAATTTCAGGTGTAAACACTGTCAAAACTGGGAAATAAGCCAGTCGTTGCCTGAAGATGTTCCTTTTAGTGAATTAACTCCTGAGGATGTTGTTGATCTTGCTAAAAATTATTTATGCGAAGGAATTGCGTATACTTATACTGAACCAACCATATTTTATGAATTTATGCAGGAAACCGCGAAAATAGCAAAAAATAACGATTTATTTAATGTAATGGTTACAAATGGTTACATTGAAAAGGAACCTTTGAAAAAGCTGGCAATTGATGCGATGAATATTGATATAAAAGGAAATAGTGAATTTTATAAAAAAATATGTTTTGCAGAATTAGAACCGGTGCTTGAAACTTGCATTTTAGCAAAAAAACTGGGGATTCATGTTGAAATTACTAATTTAATCGTTCCAACGTACAATGATAATCCAAAAGACATAGAATTCATAATAAATTTTGTAAAAGATGAACTTGGAGTCGACACTCCGCTTCATTTCACTGCATTTTACCCACACTATAAATTGACAACAGTTCCATCTACGGGCATAGGTGTAATCAAAAAAGCAAGAGATATGGCGTTAAATGCTGGATTAAACTATGTATATGCTGGAAATGTTCCATTTAGTGCAGGTTATGACACTTACTGTCCGGACTGTAAATCTGTAGTCGTGGATCGTTTTGGACATCAAAAACCAAAATTACATCTTGATACATCCTCGAAAACTCCAAAATGTCAAAAATGCGGTAGAAAAATCGATATGATACTTTAA
- the purC gene encoding phosphoribosylaminoimidazolesuccinocarboxamide synthase, protein MSKYDISKILANEPIYAGKAKSIYKIEENEKEVLVEFRDDITAGNGAKHDVKSGKGYLNTLISTELFNVLEKNNVPTHLIEYIEPNIMIAKNVKIIPLEVIVRNIAAGSLCKKYPFEQGQVLKTAVTQYDYKNDDYGDPMLNNEIAIELGLATEEELVEIKKLALKVNDVLKGFFDEKGIMLVDFKIEVGKTADGQIVVADEISPDTMRLWDKETKDVLDKDVFRKDLGDVLEKYKIVAERIGCLK, encoded by the coding sequence ATGTCAAAATATGATATTTCAAAAATACTCGCAAATGAACCAATTTATGCTGGAAAGGCAAAATCAATTTACAAAATTGAAGAAAATGAAAAAGAAGTTCTGGTGGAATTTAGGGACGATATAACTGCTGGAAACGGTGCAAAACACGACGTAAAATCTGGAAAAGGATATTTAAACACGTTAATTTCAACAGAACTTTTCAACGTGCTTGAAAAAAATAACGTTCCAACACATTTGATAGAATACATCGAACCAAACATAATGATTGCAAAAAATGTTAAAATAATTCCTTTAGAAGTAATTGTAAGAAACATTGCTGCAGGAAGCCTCTGCAAAAAATACCCATTCGAACAAGGACAGGTATTAAAAACGGCAGTTACACAGTACGATTACAAAAATGACGACTATGGGGACCCAATGTTAAATAATGAAATTGCAATTGAACTTGGGCTTGCAACAGAAGAAGAATTGGTTGAAATTAAAAAACTCGCGTTAAAAGTAAACGACGTTTTAAAAGGATTTTTTGATGAAAAAGGAATAATGTTAGTTGATTTCAAAATCGAGGTTGGAAAAACCGCGGATGGACAAATCGTTGTAGCTGATGAAATAAGCCCCGATACAATGAGACTTTGGGACAAAGAAACAAAAGATGTGTTAGATAAGGATGTATTTAGAAAAGACTTAGGCGATGTTTTAGAAAAATACAAAATCGTTGCTGAAAGAATCGGATGCTTAAAATAA
- a CDS encoding CD3072 family TudS-related putative desulfidase, translating to MKRNKKIALVSHCILNANSKVEGLSEYGGMLKDVMNYLMDEGYGIIQMPCPEMAIYGIKRWGHVKEQFDTPHFRNVSRKLFQPILEQVQDYIKNGYEVPLLIGIDKSPSCGINETCSSKEWGGYSSNGNMAEKVEKLEMIPEKGIFMDEILKILNENEITIKCVAIDEENIENSLEYLKRFI from the coding sequence ATGAAAAGGAATAAAAAAATAGCACTTGTATCACACTGTATTTTAAACGCCAATTCAAAAGTTGAAGGCTTATCCGAATACGGCGGTATGTTAAAAGACGTTATGAATTATTTAATGGATGAAGGTTATGGAATTATTCAAATGCCCTGTCCTGAAATGGCAATTTATGGAATAAAAAGATGGGGCCATGTAAAAGAACAGTTTGATACCCCCCATTTTAGAAATGTAAGCCGGAAATTATTTCAACCAATTTTAGAACAGGTTCAAGATTATATAAAAAATGGCTATGAAGTACCACTATTAATTGGAATTGATAAAAGTCCAAGTTGTGGGATAAATGAAACCTGTTCTTCAAAAGAATGGGGCGGGTATTCTAGCAATGGAAATATGGCCGAAAAAGTTGAAAAATTAGAAATGATTCCTGAAAAAGGGATATTTATGGATGAAATTTTAAAAATACTCAATGAGAATGAAATAACAATCAAATGTGTTGCAATTGATGAAGAAAATATCGAAAATTCCCTTGAATATTTAAAAAGATTTATTTAA
- a CDS encoding molybdopterin biosynthesis protein, with amino-acid sequence MRYLELCTIDHAKEVVRTLLNELSTEEISLFELPGRMLAEDIVSNVDVPPFDRSRMDGYAVRAKDTYEVEEDKPVTLEIIDKIRAGGNSDLEIASGQCMEIATGAPLPKGADAVVMVEFAEINGNSVKLYKAVSPHENIQPCGNDIMVGELIMRKNTVISPRDIGAISAVGKNKLKVFKNPSIGLLSTGNELINPDEKLEPYKIYDVNTYTIASSILQKGWNFNFYGIVRDNKEDLMEKLKKAMNEDVILLSGGTSAGVGDLTSTAIEELGGEILVHGIKIKPGKPTIIGRIGKKLVVGLPGYPTSCLTIFDVLFNEKGKTMRAQVYNRYMSAKGREEYLPVSIIRGKDGYGAYPVLKGSEAITSLTYADGYIIIPENKEIVEDEIFDVHMFGDIRIGLNIIGSHCVGIDRILRKGQILARTVNTGSLGGIMAVKRKEADIAGIHLLDNNGEYNISYLKKYNVSDAVLVRGYIREQGFMFKKELGIKSIDDLIEKIRDYRIINRNKGSGTRILFDKFLKENNVDKNSIDGYDIEAKTHSAVGAAVSMGKAQIGLGISTISDHYGLEFIPIADEYYDLLIPKEKLYDEDIIKFIETLKKEELPFKKSKDTGKIIYEC; translated from the coding sequence TTGAGATACCTAGAACTTTGTACAATTGATCATGCTAAAGAAGTTGTAAGGACTCTTTTAAATGAATTAAGCACTGAAGAAATAAGTCTTTTTGAACTTCCGGGAAGGATGCTTGCAGAAGACATAGTTTCAAATGTAGATGTGCCTCCGTTTGACCGTTCAAGAATGGATGGTTATGCCGTGAGGGCAAAGGATACTTATGAAGTTGAAGAGGATAAACCTGTTACTCTTGAAATAATTGATAAAATACGTGCTGGAGGAAATTCTGATTTAGAAATAGCTTCAGGACAGTGTATGGAGATTGCAACAGGGGCCCCTCTTCCAAAAGGTGCTGATGCAGTAGTTATGGTAGAATTTGCAGAAATTAATGGCAATTCGGTAAAACTCTATAAAGCAGTTTCTCCGCATGAAAATATCCAGCCCTGTGGAAACGATATAATGGTTGGGGAACTTATAATGCGAAAAAATACTGTTATTTCTCCAAGAGATATCGGTGCAATATCTGCTGTTGGAAAAAATAAGTTGAAAGTATTTAAAAATCCAAGCATCGGGTTATTATCTACTGGAAATGAACTTATAAACCCTGATGAGAAATTAGAACCTTATAAAATTTATGACGTAAATACCTACACGATAGCATCATCTATTTTACAAAAAGGATGGAATTTTAATTTTTATGGGATTGTAAGGGATAATAAAGAAGATTTAATGGAAAAATTGAAAAAAGCAATGAATGAGGATGTAATCCTGTTAAGTGGCGGAACTTCTGCAGGAGTTGGCGATTTAACGAGTACTGCAATCGAAGAACTCGGCGGGGAAATCTTAGTACACGGAATAAAAATAAAACCTGGAAAACCAACTATTATCGGAAGAATTGGAAAAAAACTGGTTGTGGGGCTTCCAGGATATCCAACATCGTGTTTAACAATTTTTGACGTTTTATTCAATGAAAAAGGAAAAACAATGCGGGCACAGGTCTATAATAGATACATGTCTGCTAAGGGAAGGGAAGAATACCTTCCAGTCTCAATAATTCGTGGAAAAGATGGTTACGGTGCATACCCTGTTTTAAAGGGAAGTGAAGCAATAACTTCGCTTACTTATGCTGATGGATACATTATAATTCCCGAAAACAAGGAAATTGTCGAAGATGAGATATTTGATGTTCACATGTTTGGCGACATTAGAATTGGGCTTAATATTATTGGAAGCCACTGTGTCGGAATTGACAGAATACTAAGGAAAGGTCAGATTCTTGCAAGAACTGTAAATACTGGATCGCTTGGCGGAATAATGGCTGTAAAAAGAAAAGAAGCTGATATTGCAGGAATTCACCTTTTAGACAACAATGGCGAATATAATATATCTTACCTTAAAAAGTACAATGTATCAGATGCTGTTTTAGTCAGGGGATATATCCGTGAACAGGGTTTTATGTTTAAAAAAGAGCTTGGAATAAAATCAATAGATGATTTAATCGAAAAAATTCGAGATTACCGGATAATTAATAGAAATAAAGGTTCTGGAACGAGGATTCTCTTTGATAAATTTTTAAAAGAGAACAATGTCGATAAAAATTCAATTGATGGGTATGATATCGAGGCAAAAACCCATTCTGCAGTTGGGGCAGCGGTTTCGATGGGTAAAGCACAGATTGGTCTTGGAATAAGTACGATTTCTGACCACTACGGTCTTGAATTTATCCCTATTGCAGATGAATATTACGATCTTTTAATACCTAAAGAGAAATTGTACGACGAAGACATAATTAAATTTATAGAAACACTCAAAAAAGAAGAACTTCCGTTTAAAAAGTCAAAAGATACTGGAAAAATAATTTATGAATGTTAA
- a CDS encoding single-stranded-DNA-specific exonuclease RecJ, whose translation MDILPIEDISKFNQITGKIKEKIENCDGLIRIVTHHDPDGLTAGSIMLKTLLRLNKNVHMTILEHLSKESVEELSKESDKMFIFCDMGSGQINLINKFQFNAVILDHHPPEVAETEIGNILQLNPHLFGANGAKEISASGVCYLIARLFEYYDLATVAIVGAIGDMQHLPFIGLNKYILNEARKYRYLSVIKDIVYNCYNLPISSSIYYSTQPYIRELDSIDKIKEILEELGINPEKKGITVAEKENLLEYFKSFNKNNELIADRYEINHKLNDAFYLSEVLNACGRKEMTSVGIGILLGDDECIRQGENLYKKYKDELIEELKNVKLTSMENIEYFIGEKGKTGIISALMVKDKPVLGFNEQGEIYKVSSRGSKELVECGLNLSEAMAVSKEFGGDGGGHNIASGAAIQKNYMNEFLEKVNEIVGEQLKK comes from the coding sequence ATGGATATACTCCCGATTGAAGACATTTCTAAATTTAACCAGATAACTGGAAAAATAAAAGAAAAAATAGAAAATTGTGACGGATTAATAAGAATCGTTACACATCACGATCCCGATGGGCTGACCGCGGGTTCAATAATGTTGAAAACACTTCTAAGGCTAAATAAAAATGTGCACATGACTATTTTGGAGCATTTATCAAAAGAATCAGTCGAAGAACTTTCAAAAGAAAGCGATAAAATGTTTATATTTTGTGACATGGGAAGCGGTCAGATTAACCTGATAAATAAGTTTCAATTCAATGCAGTAATTCTGGACCACCACCCGCCAGAAGTTGCAGAAACCGAGATTGGGAATATTTTACAGTTAAATCCTCATTTATTTGGGGCAAACGGTGCAAAAGAAATTTCTGCAAGTGGTGTTTGTTATTTAATTGCAAGATTGTTTGAATATTATGATTTAGCAACTGTTGCAATTGTTGGAGCAATTGGGGACATGCAGCATCTGCCATTTATTGGATTAAATAAATATATTTTAAATGAAGCTAGAAAATACCGTTATTTGAGCGTTATAAAAGATATTGTCTATAATTGTTACAATTTACCAATTTCAAGTTCAATATATTACTCAACCCAGCCTTATATTCGAGAATTGGATAGTATTGATAAAATAAAAGAAATTCTTGAAGAATTAGGTATAAATCCTGAAAAAAAAGGAATAACTGTGGCTGAAAAAGAAAATTTGCTCGAATATTTCAAAAGTTTTAACAAAAATAACGAATTAATTGCTGATCGGTACGAAATAAATCATAAATTAAACGATGCGTTTTATCTTTCCGAAGTTTTAAATGCTTGCGGTAGAAAAGAGATGACCTCAGTAGGAATTGGAATTTTGCTTGGAGATGATGAATGCATCAGACAGGGCGAGAATTTATACAAAAAATATAAAGACGAACTAATCGAAGAATTAAAAAATGTAAAACTAACCTCGATGGAAAATATTGAATATTTTATCGGGGAAAAGGGAAAAACTGGCATAATATCAGCTTTAATGGTAAAAGATAAGCCCGTACTTGGATTTAATGAGCAGGGCGAAATTTATAAGGTTTCTTCGAGAGGCAGTAAAGAACTTGTTGAATGCGGGTTAAATCTTTCTGAGGCAATGGCAGTTTCAAAAGAATTTGGTGGAGATGGTGGTGGACACAATATCGCATCAGGTGCTGCGATTCAGAAAAACTACATGAATGAATTTTTGGAAAAAGTTAACGAAATTGTAGGCGAACAGTTGAAAAAATAA
- a CDS encoding DUF7121 family protein: MDYNTIKIKLDEINTQIKELYENAKELKEIRDRANDDVKKYKDLREDININVKDQIENIRLLKQKRADMLAEFKSMKISKSYLAQKIEQLETTLQTKPMSMDQEKDMIREIESHRKLYERAVELEDLNETIKTMSDGISVLVNQSSEEHKKVLENARVSAEKHQELLRTYAEINDLKAKATELYDKLKEMKIKEIVEEEL; encoded by the coding sequence ATGGATTACAATACGATAAAAATTAAACTTGACGAAATAAATACACAGATAAAAGAATTGTATGAAAATGCCAAAGAATTAAAAGAAATCAGGGACAGAGCAAACGACGACGTTAAAAAATACAAGGATTTAAGGGAAGATATAAATATAAACGTTAAAGATCAGATTGAAAATATCAGGCTCCTAAAGCAAAAAAGAGCTGATATGCTGGCTGAATTCAAATCAATGAAAATAAGTAAGTCTTATCTCGCACAAAAAATAGAACAGTTAGAAACTACTCTTCAAACTAAACCAATGTCTATGGATCAAGAAAAAGACATGATTAGAGAAATCGAGTCACACAGAAAGTTATACGAAAGAGCAGTAGAGTTAGAAGACTTAAATGAAACGATAAAGACAATGTCTGATGGAATTTCAGTTCTTGTAAACCAGTCTTCAGAAGAACACAAAAAAGTGCTCGAAAATGCGAGAGTAAGTGCTGAAAAACACCAAGAGCTTTTGAGAACTTACGCTGAAATAAATGACTTAAAAGCAAAAGCTACTGAATTATACGACAAATTAAAAGAAATGAAAATAAAAGAAATCGTTGAAGAAGAACTTTAA
- a CDS encoding TIGR00296 family protein translates to MKLTLEEGTSLVGYVRNVIKQYLKGEEPDIQKYPDKFNNVFGVFVSLHTHPEHDLRGCIGIPEPAMSLIDAIKETSISAAVHDPRFQPLKHSELKNTIIEVSVLTPPEDVEVEDSMEYLEKLEVGRDGLIIEFGPYRGLLLPQVATEYNWDTKQFLSNLCLKAGLPTTAWIEYDVKIKSFQAQVFEELIPNGPVVEKSTYTGC, encoded by the coding sequence TTGAAACTAACGCTTGAAGAGGGGACTTCATTAGTCGGTTATGTTAGAAATGTTATAAAACAGTATTTAAAAGGCGAAGAACCAGATATCCAAAAATATCCTGATAAATTTAACAATGTTTTTGGAGTATTTGTATCGCTTCATACGCATCCTGAACACGATTTAAGAGGATGTATTGGAATTCCTGAGCCAGCAATGTCACTAATCGATGCAATAAAAGAAACATCGATAAGTGCAGCGGTTCATGATCCTAGATTCCAGCCATTAAAACATTCTGAACTTAAAAATACGATTATAGAAGTTAGTGTTTTAACACCGCCTGAAGATGTTGAAGTCGAAGATTCGATGGAATATCTAGAAAAACTTGAAGTTGGACGGGATGGACTTATCATCGAATTTGGGCCATACCGGGGGCTGTTACTTCCACAGGTGGCTACAGAATATAATTGGGATACAAAACAGTTTTTATCCAATCTCTGTTTAAAAGCAGGGCTTCCCACAACTGCCTGGATCGAATATGACGTTAAAATAAAGTCTTTCCAAGCACAGGTGTTTGAAGAACTTATTCCAAATGGTCCTGTAGTTGAAAAATCAACGTATACTGGATGTTAA